The Fusarium keratoplasticum isolate Fu6.1 chromosome 4, whole genome shotgun sequence genome contains the following window.
TCACCCAAGCATTGATGTGCTCGGTGCAAATTTTCCCCCCACAACGCCAAAGAATGAAGGATGAATAAAGAGCCCCAACGCCAGCGAAGTACTCACGTCGACAGCTCCAGGCTTAACCCGTCGCGAACAAGTTGTCTTCGTCTCGGAGGTACTCGCCGCAGTCAGCCTGCCTGAAGCAGGTGATACCTGTGGGATCTAGCCTTCGGGCCTCGGCCGTGCTGCGCGCTGTGACGCCAAAGCCCAGGGGCGTGTCGTTCATGCTGTAGACGACAACGCCCTGGTGCTCGGGGCAGTCCTCGGACCAGCGACCGACGTGGGCCTTAACCACGTTGCTGCCATAGAGGAAGGGCATGGTTCCGTTCTCCTTGACCCAGATCTTGTAGCGGGCGTGCtcggcgatgatggggagGGCCGTGACGTGCAGGCGAAACTTGCCCGACTTGGTAAACTTGCCTAAAGGATCGAGGCGTTAGCCATTGGCGCAACGTATGCGAACTGAGAGTACATACCAAGGCAGGTTCCCAGGGACAGAAGCTTGTCGCGGGCGATCGAGGTGGCCAGGTTGGCGATGGACAGG
Protein-coding sequences here:
- a CDS encoding 60S ribosome subunit biogenesis protein NIP7, with product MRPLTEKETQTLFEKLANYTGSSLKNLIAPLDDSPNADRYVFRLVRDRVFYVRLSIANLATSIARDKLLSLGTCLGKFTKSGKFRLHVTALPIIAEHARYKIWVKENGTMPFLYGSNVVKAHVGRWSEDCPEHQGVVVYSMNDTPLGFGVTARSTAEARRLDPTGITCFRQADCGEYLRDEDNLFATG